Within the Granulicella sibirica genome, the region TTGAAGAGCCTTCAGCAGTGGGCCGCAAAGCCACCCGCAGGTTCGAAGCATCGGCAAAACATTACCACCGCTGTCCTCGTCGATCCCGACGGAACGCCTCACGAACTCTCGTCGGACGTCCTCGGCATCAACGGCACAGATACGAAGAAGAAGGACTAACTCATGACGAACCCGGCAAACGCATCAAAGACATTATTCGAGAAGGTCTGGCAGCAGCACCTCGTCGCAGCACCCGCAGGTGAGCCGTCCCTGCTCTACATCGATCTTCACCTCGTCCACGAGGTAACGAGCCCTCAGGCGTTTGACGGTCTCCGTATGACGGGACGCAAGCTACGCCGTCCGGATCGCACCGTTGCCACGGTGGACCATAACGTCCCGACGAGCAGCGTGCAGGACCGCCTCATCATCGCCGACCAGATCGCCTCCCGCCAGATCGATGCCCTGCGCAAAAACTGCACGGAATTCGGTGTTGAGCTTTATGACGTGCAGTCTGCCGAGCAGGGAATCGTCCACATCATCGGACCCGAACTCGGCATCACTAAGCCCGGTATGACCATCGTCTGCGGTGACTCGCACACCAGCACCCACGGAGCCTTCGGGGCACTCGCCTTCGGCATTGGCACGAGTGAAGTCGAGCACGTCATGGCGACCCAGACGCTTCCACAGGACAAGCCGAAGACCTTCCGCATAACCGTCGATGGCGATCTGCCTTACGGCGTCACCGCGAAGGACATCGTGCTCGACATCATCGGTCGCATCGGCACCGCCGGAGCCACAGGCTATGTCGTCGAGTACGCCGGTTCGGCGATTCGCGCGCTTTCGATGGAAGGCCGCATGACCATATGCAACATGAGCATCGAGGCCGGTGCCCGCGCCGGCATGATCGCTCCCGACCAGGCCACCTTCGCCTATCTCATGGGCAAGCGCTTCTCGCCCGTCGGCGCAGAGTGGGATGAGGCCGTCGCGC harbors:
- the leuC gene encoding 3-isopropylmalate dehydratase large subunit, whose translation is MTNPANASKTLFEKVWQQHLVAAPAGEPSLLYIDLHLVHEVTSPQAFDGLRMTGRKLRRPDRTVATVDHNVPTSSVQDRLIIADQIASRQIDALRKNCTEFGVELYDVQSAEQGIVHIIGPELGITKPGMTIVCGDSHTSTHGAFGALAFGIGTSEVEHVMATQTLPQDKPKTFRITVDGDLPYGVTAKDIVLDIIGRIGTAGATGYVVEYAGSAIRALSMEGRMTICNMSIEAGARAGMIAPDQATFAYLMGKRFSPVGAEWDEAVAHWSTLVTDEGATFDRELHIDATTLAPRVTWGTSPGMVTSIDSTVPLADPNATEADQKGFERALEYMDLKPGTPMQEIAIDRVFIGSCTNARIEDLRAAASLIRGYHVATTVSAMVVPGSQSVKAQAEREGLDEIFKDAGFDWREPGCSMCLGMNPDILTPGERCASTSNRNFEGRQGRGGRTHLVSPAMAAAAAITGHFTDIRNWKFNVAASSAALDTRQMLAEGGSL